A portion of the Echeneis naucrates chromosome 5, fEcheNa1.1, whole genome shotgun sequence genome contains these proteins:
- the phtf1 gene encoding putative homeodomain transcription factor 1: MARIAWYQEKIGAYDQQVWEKSLEKANLNGLDSKPKKACYIKPDLIDVDLVRGSTFSKAKPESPWTSLTRKGLVRVLLFPFFFQWWIQVTSKSISSCIFVLYFMQVAAVVLYLEVPGASASEVFGPMCLMLLLGTVHCQIVSTECSRWPSGSPAASSTTSPARRRRPRKSRGLKKSEEKNDSGDGEQLGPWQSEENQRLYRNEERRNKRKSGFGASDELSTEEEDGVQAVELICPPAHQERLPALVSSVRKRNSNPKPTPRPQEGSGASLKVKPRELERLRPSVGSRPASDTDDTLWEELLQGSDSASTGSSDSEGNGRCNTGSPLPQATTLSSDDESLQQGITGSQLTWLQACHPSKDRVSAIIWEQGECKKADMSVMEISGIILTRVKLVEQGMGYLVLGGLVTVTLALLPFAFRLAQHLDISSVSSMSPTELAELAVGPPDAQAYTFFFITTVQRVCLTGLFFFMMCVAERTYKQRLLFAKYFSHLTSARKAKKSEIPHFRLKKVQNIKMWLSLRSFLRRRGPQRSVDVIVSTIFLSALSISFIICAQLLHSHKTFLQSLTNWELMLWGSSLILFLLRLATLGSETNCKYSNSSVLLTEQINLYLRMEKKPNKKDELSIVNNVLKLATKLMKELDTPFRLLGLTVNPLIYNITRVVILSAVSAVVSDLLGFNIRLWKIKP; encoded by the exons ATGGCCAGAATAGCCTGGTACCAAGAGAAG ATCGGTGCATATGATCAGCAAGTCTGGGAGAAATCTCTGGAGAAGGCAAATCTAAAT GGTTTGGACAGCAAACCAAAGAAGGCATGTTACATCAAGCCAGACCTTATTGATGTTGACCTTGTGAGAG GTTCCACATTCAGCAAAGCCAAACCGGAGAGTCCCTGGACATCTCTGACTCGAAAAGGTCTAGTCAGAGTCCTGTTGTTCCCGTTCTTCTTCCAGTGGTGGATCCAGGTGACCTCTAAGTCCATCTCTTCATGCATCTTTGTACTGTACTTCATGCAAG TGGCAGCAGTGGTGCTGTACTTGGAAGTCCCTGGGGCAAGTGCCAGCGAGGTGTTTGGACCCATgtgtctgatgctgctgctgggcaCCGTGCACTGCCAGATTGTGTCGACTGAGTGCAGCCGGTGGCCCTCAGGCAGTCCAGCTGCCAGCAGCACCACCAGCCCTGCGCGCAGAAGGAG GCCAAGGAAGAGCAGAGGGCtgaaaaaatctgaagaaaagaaTGACAGCGGGGACGGAGAGCAGCTGGGGCCCTGGCAGTCTGAAGAAAATCAGCGATTATACAGAAATGAAGAGAGAAGG AATAAAAGAAAGTCAGGGTTTGGGGCATCTGACGAGCTCTCcactgaggaagaggatgggGTACAAGCAGTTGAATTGATCTGCCCACCAGCTCATCAAGAGAGACTCCCTGCACTTGTGTCTTCTGTTAGAAAGAGAAACTCTAACCCAAAACCTACACCAAGaccacag GAAGGCAGCGGAGCTTCCCTCAAGGTAAAGCCTCGAGAACTGGAACGTCTCAGGCCGAGTGTTGGCTCCCGTCCTGCCTCTGACACTGATGACACGCTGTGGGAGGAGCTTCTCCAAGGGTCTGACTCTGCCAGCACAGGCAGCAGTGACAGTGAGGGGAATGGAAGGTGTAACACCGGCTCGCCACTCCCACAAGCCACCACTTTGAGCAGTGATGACGAGAGCCTACAGCAGGGAATCACTGGA AGCCAGCTGACTTGGCTGCAGGCTTGTCACCCATCCAAGGACCGGGTCAGTGCCATAATATGGGAGCAGGGTGAATGCAAGAAAGCAGATATGTCCGTGATGGAGATCAGCGGGATCATTCTCACACGG GTGAAGTTAGTGGAGCAGGGTATGGGTTACCTCGTCCTCGGGGGGCTCGTGACCGTCACCCTGGCACTGCTTCCTTTTGCCTTCCGCTTGGCTCAGCATCTGGACATATCAAGTGTTAGCTCTATGTCCCCGACAGAGCTGGCAGAACTGGCAGTTGGGCCTCCTGACGCTCAGGCCTACACCTttttcttcatcacaacagtgcaaAGAGTCTGCCTCACTGGACTGTTCTTTTTCATGATGTGTGTGGCTGAGAGAACATACAAACAG AGACTTTTATTTGCCAAGTACTTCAGCCATCTCACTTCAGCTCGCAAGGCCAAGAAGTCTGAGATCCCTCATTTCAGGCTGAAGAAAGTCCAGAACATAAAGATGTGGTTGTCACTGCGCTCTTTTCTCCGG AGACGGGGGCCGCAGCGCTCTGTTGATGTCATCGTCTCCACTATTTTCCTTTCAGCACTTTccatttcattcatcatttgtGCCCAG CTTCTACACAGCCACAAGACATTCCTGCAGTCGCTGACAAACTGGGAGCTGATGTTGTGGGGCTCCTCCCTCATCCTCTTTCTTTTACGGTTGGCCACACTGGGCTCAGAGACCAACTGCAAATACAGCAACTCCTCGGTGCTGCTGACTGAGCAG ATCAATTTGTATCTGAGGATGGAGAAAAAGCCCAATAAGAAAGATGAGCTGAGTATAGTGAACAACGTTTTAAAACTAGCTACAAAGCTGATGAAG GAGCTGGATACTCCTTTCAGACTGCTGGGCCTCACAGTGAACCCGCTGATCTATAACATCACCAGAGTAGTAATTCTttctgctgtgtctgctgtggtCAGCGACCTGCTCGGCTTCAACATTAGA ctgtggaaaatcaagccttaa
- the pfkfb2b gene encoding 6-phosphofructo-2-kinase/fructose-2,6-bisphosphatase 2 isoform X3, translating to MLMGLLHDEFSNNDRDDRPACTREDVHVQEAHTLPQLDRSPNQRQCALVALRDVKAYLTEDGGQIAVFDATNTTRERRDLIQAFVKENAFKVFFVESVCDDPEVIAANILEVKVSSPDYPERHRERVMDDFLKRIECYKVTYQPLDPDNYDKDLSFIKVMNVGRRFLVNRVQDYIQSKIVYYLMNIHVHSHSIYLCRHGESNHNIEGRIGGDAELSPRGKQFAHALRDFIEEHQLSDLKVWTSQLRRTIQTAEELGVPYEQWKILNEIDAGVYEEMTYEMIQKTFPEEFAARDQDKYHYRYPGGESYQDLVQRLEPVIMELERQVNVLVICHQAVMRCLLAYFLDKSAEDLPYMKCPLHTVLKLTPVAYGCKVEMFYLNVEAVNTHRDRPLGKIPEDSALIHRRNSYTPLSSHDQVKRPRLYSVGNQPWLPLAPTPSALMPEGQQSQPQIGSSCLNPCAKESTLTAPKKLMALSASEGR from the exons ATGCT cATGGGCCTCCTACATGACGAATTCTCCAACAATGATCGTGATGATCGGCCTGCCTGCACGAGGGAAGACGTACATGTCCAAGAAGCTCACACGTTACCTCAACTGGATAGGAGTCCCAACCAAAG ACAGTGCGCCCTGGTCGCTCTGCGGGATGTGAAGGCGTACCTGACGGAGGATGGCGGCCAGATCGCG GTTTTTGatgcaacaaacacaacaagagaACGGCGAGACCTCATTCAAGCCTTCGTGAAAGAGAATGCGTTCAAG GTGTTCTTTGTGGAGTCGGTGTGTGACGACCCAGAGGTCATTGCTGCTAACATTCTG gaagtgaaggtgtCCAGTCCAGATTACCcggagagacacagagagagagtaaTGGATGACTTCCTGAAACGAATCGAGTGCTACAAGGTCACTTACCAGCCGCTAGATCCTGACAACTACGACAA GGACCTGTCTTTTATCAAGGTGATGAACGTAGGCCGGCGTTTCCTGGTGAACCGGGTGCAGGACTACATCCAGAGTAAGATTGTCTACTACCTCATGAACATCCACGTGCACTCCCACTCCATCTACCTGTGTCGCCACGGAGAGAGCAACCACAACATCGAAGGCCGCATCGGAGGAGACGCAGAGCTTTCTCCTCGAGGGAAACAG TTCGCCCATGCCCTGCGAGATTTCATCGAGGAGCACCAGCTGTCAGATTTGAAGGTGTGGACGAGCCAACTGCGACGGACAATCCAGACAGCGGAGGAACTCGGGGTGCCTTATGAGCAGTGGAAAATACTCAACGAGATCGATGCC GGTGTGTATGAGGAGATGACCTATGAGATGATCCAGAAGACATTCCCAGAGGAGTTTGCTGCAAGAGACCAGGACAAGTACCACTATCGCTACCCTGGAGGAGAG TCCTACCAGGATCTTGTTCAACGACTGGAGCCAGTTATCATGGAGTTAGAAAGACAGGTCAACGTGTTAGTCATCTGCCACCAGGCTGTGATGCGCTGTCTGCTGGCTTACTTCCTGGACAAAAGTGCAG AAGATCTGCCCTACATGAAATGTCCCCTCCACACTGTGCTAAAACTAACCCCTGTTGCATACG GTTGTAAAGTGGAGATGTTTTATCTTAATGTGGAGGCAGTAAATACACATCGAGACCGCCCTCTT GGTAAAATCCCGGAGGACTCTGCTCTCATACATCGGCGGAATAGTTACACTCCCTTGTCCAGTCACGACCAGGTCAAGCGTCCCAGGCTCTACAGCGTGGGCAACCAGCCCTGGCTACCGCTTGCCCCCACCCCATCAGCTCTGATGCCAGAGGGACAGCAAAGCCAA CCCCAGATAGGAAGCAGCTGTCT GAATCCCTGTGCGAAGGAATCAACTTTGACAGCCCCGAAGAAACTGATGGCTTTGTCTGCTTCTGAGGgaagatga
- the pfkfb2b gene encoding 6-phosphofructo-2-kinase/fructose-2,6-bisphosphatase 2 isoform X4, whose translation MSTSHNSAEAKKADLRANDKKCSWASYMTNSPTMIVMIGLPARGKTYMSKKLTRYLNWIGVPTKVFNLGVYRREAVRAYKSYDFFRHDNEEAMKIRKQCALVALRDVKAYLTEDGGQIAVFDATNTTRERRDLIQAFVKENAFKVFFVESVCDDPEVIAANILEVKVSSPDYPERHRERVMDDFLKRIECYKVTYQPLDPDNYDKDLSFIKVMNVGRRFLVNRVQDYIQSKIVYYLMNIHVHSHSIYLCRHGESNHNIEGRIGGDAELSPRGKQFAHALRDFIEEHQLSDLKVWTSQLRRTIQTAEELGVPYEQWKILNEIDAGVYEEMTYEMIQKTFPEEFAARDQDKYHYRYPGGESYQDLVQRLEPVIMELERQVNVLVICHQAVMRCLLAYFLDKSAEDLPYMKCPLHTVLKLTPVAYGCKVEMFYLNVEAVNTHRDRPLPQIGSSCLNPCAKESTLTAPKKLMALSASEGR comes from the exons ATGTCAACCTCTCACAACTCAGCAGAGGCCAAGAAAGCAGACCTGAGAGCAAACGACAAGAAATGCT cATGGGCCTCCTACATGACGAATTCTCCAACAATGATCGTGATGATCGGCCTGCCTGCACGAGGGAAGACGTACATGTCCAAGAAGCTCACACGTTACCTCAACTGGATAGGAGTCCCAACCAAAG TGTTTAACTTGGGCGTGTACCGCAGAGAGGCAGTCAGAGCGTATAAATCCTACGATTTCTTCCGCCACGACAATGAGGAAGCCATGAAAATAAGAAA ACAGTGCGCCCTGGTCGCTCTGCGGGATGTGAAGGCGTACCTGACGGAGGATGGCGGCCAGATCGCG GTTTTTGatgcaacaaacacaacaagagaACGGCGAGACCTCATTCAAGCCTTCGTGAAAGAGAATGCGTTCAAG GTGTTCTTTGTGGAGTCGGTGTGTGACGACCCAGAGGTCATTGCTGCTAACATTCTG gaagtgaaggtgtCCAGTCCAGATTACCcggagagacacagagagagagtaaTGGATGACTTCCTGAAACGAATCGAGTGCTACAAGGTCACTTACCAGCCGCTAGATCCTGACAACTACGACAA GGACCTGTCTTTTATCAAGGTGATGAACGTAGGCCGGCGTTTCCTGGTGAACCGGGTGCAGGACTACATCCAGAGTAAGATTGTCTACTACCTCATGAACATCCACGTGCACTCCCACTCCATCTACCTGTGTCGCCACGGAGAGAGCAACCACAACATCGAAGGCCGCATCGGAGGAGACGCAGAGCTTTCTCCTCGAGGGAAACAG TTCGCCCATGCCCTGCGAGATTTCATCGAGGAGCACCAGCTGTCAGATTTGAAGGTGTGGACGAGCCAACTGCGACGGACAATCCAGACAGCGGAGGAACTCGGGGTGCCTTATGAGCAGTGGAAAATACTCAACGAGATCGATGCC GGTGTGTATGAGGAGATGACCTATGAGATGATCCAGAAGACATTCCCAGAGGAGTTTGCTGCAAGAGACCAGGACAAGTACCACTATCGCTACCCTGGAGGAGAG TCCTACCAGGATCTTGTTCAACGACTGGAGCCAGTTATCATGGAGTTAGAAAGACAGGTCAACGTGTTAGTCATCTGCCACCAGGCTGTGATGCGCTGTCTGCTGGCTTACTTCCTGGACAAAAGTGCAG AAGATCTGCCCTACATGAAATGTCCCCTCCACACTGTGCTAAAACTAACCCCTGTTGCATACG GTTGTAAAGTGGAGATGTTTTATCTTAATGTGGAGGCAGTAAATACACATCGAGACCGCCCTCTT CCCCAGATAGGAAGCAGCTGTCT GAATCCCTGTGCGAAGGAATCAACTTTGACAGCCCCGAAGAAACTGATGGCTTTGTCTGCTTCTGAGGgaagatga
- the pfkfb2b gene encoding 6-phosphofructo-2-kinase/fructose-2,6-bisphosphatase 2 isoform X2, translating to MSTSHNSAEAKKADLRANDKKCSWASYMTNSPTMIVMIGLPARGKTYMSKKLTRYLNWIGVPTKVFNLGVYRREAVRAYKSYDFFRHDNEEAMKIRKQCALVALRDVKAYLTEDGGQIAVFDATNTTRERRDLIQAFVKENAFKVFFVESVCDDPEVIAANILEVKVSSPDYPERHRERVMDDFLKRIECYKVTYQPLDPDNYDKDLSFIKVMNVGRRFLVNRVQDYIQSKIVYYLMNIHVHSHSIYLCRHGESNHNIEGRIGGDAELSPRGKQFAHALRDFIEEHQLSDLKVWTSQLRRTIQTAEELGVPYEQWKILNEIDAGVYEEMTYEMIQKTFPEEFAARDQDKYHYRYPGGESYQDLVQRLEPVIMELERQVNVLVICHQAVMRCLLAYFLDKSAEDLPYMKCPLHTVLKLTPVAYGCKVEMFYLNVEAVNTHRDRPLGKIPEDSALIHRRNSYTPLSSHDQVKRPRLYSVGNQPWLPLAPTPSALMPEGQQSQESLCEGINFDSPEETDGFVCF from the exons ATGTCAACCTCTCACAACTCAGCAGAGGCCAAGAAAGCAGACCTGAGAGCAAACGACAAGAAATGCT cATGGGCCTCCTACATGACGAATTCTCCAACAATGATCGTGATGATCGGCCTGCCTGCACGAGGGAAGACGTACATGTCCAAGAAGCTCACACGTTACCTCAACTGGATAGGAGTCCCAACCAAAG TGTTTAACTTGGGCGTGTACCGCAGAGAGGCAGTCAGAGCGTATAAATCCTACGATTTCTTCCGCCACGACAATGAGGAAGCCATGAAAATAAGAAA ACAGTGCGCCCTGGTCGCTCTGCGGGATGTGAAGGCGTACCTGACGGAGGATGGCGGCCAGATCGCG GTTTTTGatgcaacaaacacaacaagagaACGGCGAGACCTCATTCAAGCCTTCGTGAAAGAGAATGCGTTCAAG GTGTTCTTTGTGGAGTCGGTGTGTGACGACCCAGAGGTCATTGCTGCTAACATTCTG gaagtgaaggtgtCCAGTCCAGATTACCcggagagacacagagagagagtaaTGGATGACTTCCTGAAACGAATCGAGTGCTACAAGGTCACTTACCAGCCGCTAGATCCTGACAACTACGACAA GGACCTGTCTTTTATCAAGGTGATGAACGTAGGCCGGCGTTTCCTGGTGAACCGGGTGCAGGACTACATCCAGAGTAAGATTGTCTACTACCTCATGAACATCCACGTGCACTCCCACTCCATCTACCTGTGTCGCCACGGAGAGAGCAACCACAACATCGAAGGCCGCATCGGAGGAGACGCAGAGCTTTCTCCTCGAGGGAAACAG TTCGCCCATGCCCTGCGAGATTTCATCGAGGAGCACCAGCTGTCAGATTTGAAGGTGTGGACGAGCCAACTGCGACGGACAATCCAGACAGCGGAGGAACTCGGGGTGCCTTATGAGCAGTGGAAAATACTCAACGAGATCGATGCC GGTGTGTATGAGGAGATGACCTATGAGATGATCCAGAAGACATTCCCAGAGGAGTTTGCTGCAAGAGACCAGGACAAGTACCACTATCGCTACCCTGGAGGAGAG TCCTACCAGGATCTTGTTCAACGACTGGAGCCAGTTATCATGGAGTTAGAAAGACAGGTCAACGTGTTAGTCATCTGCCACCAGGCTGTGATGCGCTGTCTGCTGGCTTACTTCCTGGACAAAAGTGCAG AAGATCTGCCCTACATGAAATGTCCCCTCCACACTGTGCTAAAACTAACCCCTGTTGCATACG GTTGTAAAGTGGAGATGTTTTATCTTAATGTGGAGGCAGTAAATACACATCGAGACCGCCCTCTT GGTAAAATCCCGGAGGACTCTGCTCTCATACATCGGCGGAATAGTTACACTCCCTTGTCCAGTCACGACCAGGTCAAGCGTCCCAGGCTCTACAGCGTGGGCAACCAGCCCTGGCTACCGCTTGCCCCCACCCCATCAGCTCTGATGCCAGAGGGACAGCAAAGCCAA GAATCCCTGTGCGAAGGAATCAACTTTGACAGCCCCGAAGAAACTGATGGCTTTGTCTGCTTCTGA
- the pfkfb2b gene encoding 6-phosphofructo-2-kinase/fructose-2,6-bisphosphatase 2 isoform X1, whose product MSTSHNSAEAKKADLRANDKKCSWASYMTNSPTMIVMIGLPARGKTYMSKKLTRYLNWIGVPTKVFNLGVYRREAVRAYKSYDFFRHDNEEAMKIRKQCALVALRDVKAYLTEDGGQIAVFDATNTTRERRDLIQAFVKENAFKVFFVESVCDDPEVIAANILEVKVSSPDYPERHRERVMDDFLKRIECYKVTYQPLDPDNYDKDLSFIKVMNVGRRFLVNRVQDYIQSKIVYYLMNIHVHSHSIYLCRHGESNHNIEGRIGGDAELSPRGKQFAHALRDFIEEHQLSDLKVWTSQLRRTIQTAEELGVPYEQWKILNEIDAGVYEEMTYEMIQKTFPEEFAARDQDKYHYRYPGGESYQDLVQRLEPVIMELERQVNVLVICHQAVMRCLLAYFLDKSAEDLPYMKCPLHTVLKLTPVAYGCKVEMFYLNVEAVNTHRDRPLGKIPEDSALIHRRNSYTPLSSHDQVKRPRLYSVGNQPWLPLAPTPSALMPEGQQSQPQIGSSCLNPCAKESTLTAPKKLMALSASEGR is encoded by the exons ATGTCAACCTCTCACAACTCAGCAGAGGCCAAGAAAGCAGACCTGAGAGCAAACGACAAGAAATGCT cATGGGCCTCCTACATGACGAATTCTCCAACAATGATCGTGATGATCGGCCTGCCTGCACGAGGGAAGACGTACATGTCCAAGAAGCTCACACGTTACCTCAACTGGATAGGAGTCCCAACCAAAG TGTTTAACTTGGGCGTGTACCGCAGAGAGGCAGTCAGAGCGTATAAATCCTACGATTTCTTCCGCCACGACAATGAGGAAGCCATGAAAATAAGAAA ACAGTGCGCCCTGGTCGCTCTGCGGGATGTGAAGGCGTACCTGACGGAGGATGGCGGCCAGATCGCG GTTTTTGatgcaacaaacacaacaagagaACGGCGAGACCTCATTCAAGCCTTCGTGAAAGAGAATGCGTTCAAG GTGTTCTTTGTGGAGTCGGTGTGTGACGACCCAGAGGTCATTGCTGCTAACATTCTG gaagtgaaggtgtCCAGTCCAGATTACCcggagagacacagagagagagtaaTGGATGACTTCCTGAAACGAATCGAGTGCTACAAGGTCACTTACCAGCCGCTAGATCCTGACAACTACGACAA GGACCTGTCTTTTATCAAGGTGATGAACGTAGGCCGGCGTTTCCTGGTGAACCGGGTGCAGGACTACATCCAGAGTAAGATTGTCTACTACCTCATGAACATCCACGTGCACTCCCACTCCATCTACCTGTGTCGCCACGGAGAGAGCAACCACAACATCGAAGGCCGCATCGGAGGAGACGCAGAGCTTTCTCCTCGAGGGAAACAG TTCGCCCATGCCCTGCGAGATTTCATCGAGGAGCACCAGCTGTCAGATTTGAAGGTGTGGACGAGCCAACTGCGACGGACAATCCAGACAGCGGAGGAACTCGGGGTGCCTTATGAGCAGTGGAAAATACTCAACGAGATCGATGCC GGTGTGTATGAGGAGATGACCTATGAGATGATCCAGAAGACATTCCCAGAGGAGTTTGCTGCAAGAGACCAGGACAAGTACCACTATCGCTACCCTGGAGGAGAG TCCTACCAGGATCTTGTTCAACGACTGGAGCCAGTTATCATGGAGTTAGAAAGACAGGTCAACGTGTTAGTCATCTGCCACCAGGCTGTGATGCGCTGTCTGCTGGCTTACTTCCTGGACAAAAGTGCAG AAGATCTGCCCTACATGAAATGTCCCCTCCACACTGTGCTAAAACTAACCCCTGTTGCATACG GTTGTAAAGTGGAGATGTTTTATCTTAATGTGGAGGCAGTAAATACACATCGAGACCGCCCTCTT GGTAAAATCCCGGAGGACTCTGCTCTCATACATCGGCGGAATAGTTACACTCCCTTGTCCAGTCACGACCAGGTCAAGCGTCCCAGGCTCTACAGCGTGGGCAACCAGCCCTGGCTACCGCTTGCCCCCACCCCATCAGCTCTGATGCCAGAGGGACAGCAAAGCCAA CCCCAGATAGGAAGCAGCTGTCT GAATCCCTGTGCGAAGGAATCAACTTTGACAGCCCCGAAGAAACTGATGGCTTTGTCTGCTTCTGAGGgaagatga